The nucleotide sequence TCGGCGTCGCGGGTGCCGACCCAGGCGATCGGCCGCGGGATCAACAGGGACTTGACCAGCAGCGTCGTCTCGCGAGCGCCGAGCTCATCCGGGTCGAAGGACCTGCGCTGGATCTCCATCTCAGCGGGCGGAGGCTGTGGACGGGCTGCGGCTCACCAGCCGCGCTCGCGCCACTCGTCCAGCGACGGGCGCTCCTGGCCCAGCGTGGTGGATTCGCCGTGGCCGGGGTGGATCACGGTGTCGTCGTCGAACCGGTCGAAGATCCGCTCGACGACTGACGTGTAGGCCTGCTGGAAGGCCTCCGGCGAGTTCGTCTTGCCGACGCCGCCCGGGAAGAGGGCGTCACCGGTGAAGATGCGCACCGGGCCCTGGGGGTCGCGGTAGACCAGGCCGATGGAGCCAGGGGTGTGACCCGGCAGGCCGATGACCTCCAGGTCGAAGCCCTCGAACTCGGCGACGTCTCCGTCATCGAGCGTCAGGTCCATCTCGACGGCGATGTCGTCCTCGTCGTCGGTGCCGCAGGCCGTGACGGCCTCGGAGCGGGACTTGACCTCCTCGAGCGCCCCGATGTGATCGTGGTGGGAGTGCGTGGTGATGATCATCTGCAGGCTGCCCGACAGCGAGCAGTCCGTGGAGCCGGCGCCCACGAGCCCGGCGATGGCGCGAGCATCGGCCGCAGCGTCGATCAGCACCTGGGAGCCGTGCTCCTTGGAGGTGAGCAGGTACACGTTGTTCTGCATCTCGCCGACCACGATGCGGCGGACGGTGATCTCCGCCAGCTCGATGGCGGCGGTCTCGGTGACGTTCATGGCGCCCACTGTAGAGATTCTTCCGGCCCGCGGCACCCCGGCGTGGCACGTGACAGCACTGATGTGAGGCCCCTCTCACCCCTCGGCTGCGGAGACGTGCCACGGGTTCGACCCCGATACCCTGGCCGCGGGCGCTGCCGCGCTCAAGACCGACCAGGCCGTCCGCCGACCCCCAGGAGCCCGCCGTGCCTCAGATCCTCCCGCCCGCCGACGAGGTCTGGGAGACGCGTCGTCCGCCGCGGCTGATCGTCCTGAGCCTCGCCTCGCTGCTCAGCTTCCTGGCCATGATCTACGTGCAGAGCCACGACGCCGAGATCGTCGAGGCCTCCTCCCTGCCCGAGGTCCAGGGGACCGAGCCGGGTCCCTCGCTGACCACAGTCCTGGGCCTGACGATCCTCTACGTCGTGCCGCTGCTGATCTGGCTGTGGGGCCAGCACTGGATGCTGCACGTCATGGCGGTGCTGTGCTTCCTGGGGCTGGTGGTCTTCGCGCTGTCGGCGGCCACGGGCCTGCTGTGGAGCTTCGGGGTCGCGCTGCCGGCGATCATCGGGATCTTCGTGAACGTGGGCTGGCTGCTGGTGGCCTACCGGCGCGGCCTGCACTGAGTCGCCTGGCGGGGCCTTCGCGGTGGGCTGATCCGTGCCTGCGGTGTCGGCTCCTGCCGATACCATTCCGGACGTGTCCGAACGAACTCTCACCCCCAGCCAGCACGCTCCTGAGAGCCCCCGCAGCACCGCGCCCGGAGCCGACCTGAAGGAGATCGTGATCCGCGGCGCCCGCGAGCACAATCTCAAGGACGTCGACCTCACCATCCCCCGCAACTCCATGGTCGTGTTCACCGGCCTGTCCGGGTCCGGGAAGTCGTCCCTGGCGTTCGACACCATCTTCGCGGAAGGCCAGCGCCGCTACGTCGAGTCGCTGTCCTCCTACGCCCGCATGTTCCTGGGGCGGGTGGACAAGCCGGACGTCGACTTCATCGAGGGCCTGTCTCCGGCGGTGTCGATCGACCAGAAGTCGACCTCGCGCAATCCCCGCTCCACGGTCGGCACGATCACCGAGATCTATGACTACATGCGACTGCTCTGGGCGCGCGTGGGCCACCCCCACTGCCCGCAGTGCGGAGAGCCGATCACGCGACAGACCCCGCAGCAGATCGTGGACCGCGTCATGCAGCTGCCGGAGCGCACCCGCTTCCAGGTGCTGGCCCCCGTCGTCCGCCGCCGCAAGGGCGAGTTCGAGGACCTGCTGTCCTCCCTGACCACGTCCGGCTACTCGCGCGCCGTGATCGACGGCGAGCAGATCTCGCTGGACGATCCGCCCAAGCTCAAGAAGCAGATCAAGCACGACATCGAGGTCGTCGTCGACCGCCTGGTCATCAAGGAGGGCGCCGAGCGCCGCCTCACCGACTCCGTCGAGACCGCGCTGGGGCTGGCCGACGGCCGCGTCGTCATCGAGATCGTCACCCGCGAGGGGGAGGAGCTGCCGGAGGGCGTGGAGCGTCGGCACACGTTCTCGGAGCACCTGGCCTGCCCCAATGACCACCCCATCGGGGCCGCGGAGATCGAGCCCCGGTCGTTCTCGTTCAACGCTCCGTTCGGCGCGTGCCCGGAGTGCGACGGCATCGGCTCGCGCCTGGAGGCGGACGAGACCCTGGTCGTGCCGGACGAGGACCTCACGCTGGTCGAGGGCGCCATCCAGCCGTGGTCGCAGGGCAAGGCCCACAGCGACTACTGGAACCGCCTCATGGCGGGACTGGGCGAGGAGATGGGCTTCGATCTCGTCACTCCGTGGAAGGACCTGCCCAAGGCGGCGCGCAAGGCGCTGCTCGAGGGCAAGGACTTCCAGGTCACCGTCTCCTACAAGAACCGCTGGGGCCGCGAGCGCCGCTACACCCAGGGCTTCGAGGGCGTCTACGGCTACATCCGCCG is from Kocuria palustris and encodes:
- a CDS encoding MBL fold metallo-hydrolase, producing MNVTETAAIELAEITVRRIVVGEMQNNVYLLTSKEHGSQVLIDAAADARAIAGLVGAGSTDCSLSGSLQMIITTHSHHDHIGALEEVKSRSEAVTACGTDDEDDIAVEMDLTLDDGDVAEFEGFDLEVIGLPGHTPGSIGLVYRDPQGPVRIFTGDALFPGGVGKTNSPEAFQQAYTSVVERIFDRFDDDTVIHPGHGESTTLGQERPSLDEWRERGW